The proteins below come from a single Flavobacteriales bacterium genomic window:
- a CDS encoding thioredoxin family protein, translating to MAKSIFYHAGCPVCVSAEHDIVNLIGATNVEIVHIGEDRNRIAEAEKAGVKSVPALLTPNGNVLHINFGASMADVKG from the coding sequence ATGGCAAAATCAATTTTTTATCACGCAGGATGTCCTGTATGTGTGAGTGCAGAGCACGACATCGTTAACCTAATTGGTGCAACTAATGTAGAAATCGTTCACATTGGCGAAGACCGTAATCGAATTGCGGAAGCGGAAAAAGCAGGTGTTAAATCTGTTCCAGCTTTGTTAACACCAAACGGAAATGTTTTACACATCAATTTTGGTGCGTCTATGGCTGACGTAAAAGGTTAA